The following coding sequences lie in one Myxococcus xanthus genomic window:
- a CDS encoding response regulator produces MTGAPVDAPQPPDSPPIRVFVVEDQTKILKNQLRLFENHPELDIIGTALSGEAALEEVPKLMPDVLLLDLGLPRMSGIDVTREVKARFPKIEILIFTIFDEEDKVLEAVKAGASGYLLKGAPVDKIIEAIKEVRAGGTVIQPNLARRLLRHFRVEPDASPVASPPSAPEPSASDLPQEPLLKPLSDREREILQLIAKGVSNSEAARLLDLSKATIRTHLEHIYRKLEVTNRVEAVTEGIRKGLISV; encoded by the coding sequence ATGACCGGAGCTCCCGTGGACGCCCCGCAGCCTCCCGATTCGCCGCCCATTCGCGTCTTCGTGGTCGAGGATCAGACGAAGATCCTCAAGAACCAGCTCCGCCTCTTCGAGAACCACCCGGAGCTGGACATCATCGGCACGGCGCTCTCCGGTGAAGCCGCGCTGGAGGAAGTGCCCAAGCTGATGCCGGACGTGCTGCTGCTCGACCTGGGCCTGCCCCGCATGAGCGGCATCGACGTGACGCGCGAGGTAAAGGCGCGCTTCCCGAAGATTGAAATCCTCATCTTCACCATCTTCGACGAGGAGGACAAAGTGCTGGAGGCCGTGAAGGCGGGCGCCTCCGGCTACCTGCTCAAGGGCGCCCCGGTGGACAAGATCATCGAGGCCATCAAGGAGGTCCGCGCGGGCGGCACTGTCATCCAGCCCAACCTGGCCCGCCGGCTGCTCCGTCACTTCCGCGTGGAGCCCGACGCCAGCCCCGTGGCCTCGCCGCCCTCCGCGCCGGAGCCGTCGGCCAGCGACTTGCCCCAGGAGCCCCTGCTCAAGCCGCTGTCGGACCGCGAGCGCGAAATCCTCCAGCTCATCGCCAAGGGCGTGTCCAACAGCGAGGCGGCGCGCCTGCTCGACCTCAGCAAGGCCACCATCCGCACGCACCTGGAGCACATCTACCGGAAGCTGGAGGTCACCAACCGCGTGGAGGCCGTCACCGAAGGCATCCGCAAGGGCCTCATCTCCGTCTGA
- a CDS encoding glycoside hydrolase 5 family protein: MPLSRRTSTASAAVAFLLGACGEGDPVMLEAVAASCSGGPAQHLDRLPSGAMVLNAYFLQEEATRDARRGAAESPVLEEVLAKASALGVRALRTNGHNDALSKVGDTAIQVAPLEYDEVALVGLDWVLTRARFHGVRLVLTLGNYWDAYGGARQYVEWAGLPRPVEGDARFFTDPVVVAHYKAHVARLLNRVNTVDGIRYGDHPAVLAWELLNEPRGRGLDKEGARLRAWIDDVAREVKTHAPGHLVGTGEEGFEPSPDGYDPGFWSRSGSPVLRTPGASFTRNTASPYIDFASVHFYPESWGLGGIDTAEAGARWIREHAAIARNLGKPLFVGELGLRNEGTFDVSQRRALYRGWLECMRKEGVGAGALWMFSNDARPEAWDDYTFYYRDGTQPGDPVNRYADLVMEAAAAERPGAAVSTGR, translated from the coding sequence ATGCCCCTTTCTCGCCGGACCTCCACTGCCTCCGCGGCCGTCGCCTTCCTCCTGGGGGCCTGCGGAGAGGGGGACCCGGTCATGCTGGAGGCGGTGGCCGCAAGCTGCTCGGGCGGCCCGGCGCAACACCTGGACCGGTTGCCGTCCGGCGCCATGGTGCTCAACGCCTACTTCCTACAGGAAGAGGCCACCCGGGACGCGCGGCGGGGGGCGGCGGAGTCCCCGGTGCTGGAAGAGGTGCTCGCCAAGGCCTCCGCGCTGGGCGTGCGCGCGCTGCGCACCAACGGACACAACGACGCACTGTCGAAGGTGGGGGACACCGCCATCCAGGTGGCGCCGCTGGAGTACGACGAGGTGGCCCTGGTCGGCCTGGATTGGGTGCTCACCCGCGCCCGGTTCCATGGCGTCCGCCTGGTGCTGACGCTGGGGAACTACTGGGATGCGTACGGGGGCGCGCGCCAGTACGTGGAGTGGGCGGGCCTCCCCCGGCCCGTGGAAGGGGATGCCCGGTTCTTCACCGACCCGGTGGTGGTGGCGCACTACAAGGCGCACGTGGCGCGGCTGCTCAACCGGGTGAACACGGTGGACGGCATCCGCTACGGCGACCACCCGGCCGTCCTGGCCTGGGAGCTGCTCAACGAGCCGCGGGGACGGGGGCTGGACAAGGAAGGGGCGCGACTGCGCGCGTGGATTGATGACGTGGCGCGCGAGGTGAAGACGCACGCGCCCGGCCACCTGGTGGGGACGGGGGAGGAGGGCTTCGAGCCTTCTCCCGACGGGTACGACCCTGGCTTCTGGTCCCGCTCCGGGTCGCCGGTGCTCCGCACGCCGGGGGCCAGCTTCACGCGCAACACGGCGTCCCCGTACATCGACTTCGCGTCGGTGCACTTCTATCCAGAGTCCTGGGGCCTGGGCGGCATCGACACGGCCGAGGCCGGCGCCCGGTGGATTCGGGAGCACGCCGCCATCGCCCGGAACCTGGGCAAGCCCTTGTTCGTGGGCGAACTGGGGCTGCGCAACGAAGGCACGTTCGACGTGTCACAGCGGCGCGCGCTCTATCGCGGCTGGCTGGAGTGCATGCGGAAGGAAGGCGTCGGCGCGGGGGCGCTGTGGATGTTCTCCAACGACGCCCGGCCGGAGGCCTGGGACGACTACACCTTCTACTACCGGGACGGCACGCAGCCGGGAGATCCGGTCAACCGGTACGCGGACCTGGTCATGGAGGCCGCCGCCGCGGAGCGTCCGGGCGCGGCGGTCTCCACGGGGCGCTGA
- a CDS encoding ABC transporter ATP-binding protein, protein MDLRLEGVSKTYPNGTRALQGVNLTIPRGMFGLLGPNGAGKSTLMRSIATLQDVDAGTMTFDGIDLRRDKDRLREVLGYLPQDFGVYPKVTAWDMLDHLAQLKGLAQRGPRHDTVKALLQKTNLWEHRDRRLGGFSGGMKQRFGIAQALLGNPKLLIVDEPTAGLDPAERFRFHNLLAEISTDVVVLLSTHIVSDVADLCQNMAILAQGNVVASGHPLKLVESLHQRVWKRFVTHQEELDALMKQLEVIAVRRVAGQRLVHVYAESPPEGFEPASPDLEDVYFHALARATKQS, encoded by the coding sequence ATGGACCTCAGACTGGAAGGCGTGTCGAAGACGTACCCCAACGGCACCCGTGCGTTGCAGGGTGTCAACCTCACCATTCCGCGCGGAATGTTCGGGTTGCTCGGACCGAACGGCGCCGGCAAGTCCACGCTGATGCGCAGCATCGCCACGCTGCAGGACGTGGATGCGGGCACCATGACCTTCGACGGCATCGACCTGCGCCGGGACAAGGACCGGCTGCGCGAGGTGCTGGGTTACCTCCCACAGGACTTCGGCGTGTACCCCAAGGTGACGGCCTGGGACATGCTGGACCATCTGGCCCAGCTCAAGGGCCTGGCCCAGCGCGGCCCGCGCCATGACACGGTGAAGGCGCTCCTCCAGAAGACGAACCTCTGGGAGCATCGCGACCGGCGGCTCGGTGGATTCTCTGGCGGCATGAAGCAGCGCTTCGGCATCGCCCAGGCCCTGCTCGGCAATCCCAAGCTGCTCATCGTGGACGAGCCCACCGCCGGGCTCGACCCCGCCGAGCGCTTCCGCTTCCACAACCTGCTGGCGGAGATCAGCACCGACGTGGTGGTGCTGCTGTCCACGCACATCGTCTCCGACGTGGCGGACCTCTGTCAGAACATGGCCATCCTCGCCCAGGGGAACGTCGTGGCCAGCGGCCACCCGCTGAAGCTGGTGGAGTCCCTGCACCAGCGCGTGTGGAAGCGCTTCGTCACCCACCAGGAGGAACTGGACGCGCTCATGAAGCAGTTGGAGGTCATCGCCGTGCGGCGCGTGGCTGGCCAGCGACTGGTCCACGTCTACGCGGAGTCCCCGCCAGAGGGCTTCGAGCCCGCCAGCCCCGACCTGGAGGACGTCTACTTCCACGCGCTCGCCCGGGCGACCAAGCAGTCCTGA